The Vibrio sp. B1FLJ16 DNA segment TGTTGCGAAGAAGACGCCAGCAAACATGTTTCCGCCCATTACGATCATCAAGATCATCGCTGAAATATTAACGGTGCTCATCAGCGAGTTCCAGACAACTGTTTTCGTAAGATTACGGTAACTAGCCGCAAGAATAATAGAGCCCAAGGCACCACAAGCGGCTGCTTCTGTTGGAGTCGCAAGTCCCATTAAAATGGTGCCCAGAACAGCAAAAATAAGCACGGCGGCTGGTAATAATGCAGTTGCTGTCGCCCAAAGCTTATCTTTCAGCGGGTAGCCGGTTTCATCTTCGATTTGACGTGGTGCAACAGAAGGTTTTAGCCAAGCTAAAACGATGACATAAAGAATAAACAGTATTGCCATCATCAAGCCGGGCATCAACAATCCGCTGAATAGCTGACCAACAGAAACACCCGCAACCGGACCTAAAACAATTACAGTAATAGAAGGGGGGATTGCGGTACCCAATGAGCCACTTGCGCAAATAACGCCGGATAGCAGGCGTTTATCATAAGCGTGTTTCATCATGATAGGAATGGCTAACATGCCTATAACGGCTTCTGTTGCGCCAACCACACCACTTGCAGCAGCAAATATTGTCCCTAACAGAATAGAGCCAACACCTAATCCGCCAGGTGTGGAATGCGTCCACATGTGTATGGCTTTAAACAGGCGCTCGGCTATCCCGGACTTTTCGAGCATGGCTCCCATGAATATGAAAAGTGGGACGGCGGCGAGAATAGAGTTTGAAGCAGTTTCTTCAATTTTGCTGAGCAACTGGTAAGCG contains these protein-coding regions:
- a CDS encoding TRAP transporter large permease subunit; the encoded protein is MSDYLSLLMFPALMLLIFAGFQIAFSMILVAAIFGLALFGDVTAYQLLSKIEETASNSILAAVPLFIFMGAMLEKSGIAERLFKAIHMWTHSTPGGLGVGSILLGTIFAAASGVVGATEAVIGMLAIPIMMKHAYDKRLLSGVICASGSLGTAIPPSITVIVLGPVAGVSVGQLFSGLLMPGLMMAILFILYVIVLAWLKPSVAPRQIEDETGYPLKDKLWATATALLPAAVLIFAVLGTILMGLATPTEAAACGALGSIILAASYRNLTKTVVWNSLMSTVNISAMILMIVMGGNMFAGVFFATGGMATVQSILMGTGLEPWAIIGLILFIAFLAGFVLDMMSVVLIIIPVAMPVVRLLGFDEVWFCVAFLVVLQTSYLTPPLAPSIFYLRAITPPDITLRHMYAGVVPFIIIQLLVLTAILAFPATALWLPEVTSGPAW